Proteins encoded together in one Vigna angularis cultivar LongXiaoDou No.4 chromosome 5, ASM1680809v1, whole genome shotgun sequence window:
- the LOC108340156 gene encoding LOW QUALITY PROTEIN: homeobox-leucine zipper protein ATHB-52 (The sequence of the model RefSeq protein was modified relative to this genomic sequence to represent the inferred CDS: deleted 1 base in 1 codon) — protein MGDLFFSFKTQEHGHQRAKHNKKRLTEEQVTILEKCFASNMKLEPEQKFHLANQLGVPPRQVAIWYQNKRARWKTQSLEVDHGVLQAKLENVMAEKKQLEKDVERLKADLKKAQEMLLIGDVVKGGKNSNYNNGNNNKNNNNNNNNNNGSCCEFSTSFEEGGSSGVVLDDHECWQSGEVMQVEELYAYFMGANYGSACMRKGHKI, from the exons ATGGGGGatctcttcttctccttcaaGACCCAGGAACACGGTCACCAGAGAGCAAAACACAACAAGAAGAGGTTAACCGAGGAGCAGGTTACGATCCTTGAGAAATGCTTTGCTTCCAACATGAAGCTTGAGCCGGAGCAGAAATTCCACCTTGCAAACCAACTTGGTGTTCCTCCAAGACAAGTTGCCATTTGGTACCAGAACAAAAGGGCACGCTGGAAGACTCAGAGCCTTGAGGTCGACCATGGTGTGCTTCAGGCAAAGCTTGAGAATGTGATGGCCGAAAAGAAGCAGCTCGAGAAAGATGTCGAAAGGCTCAAAGCTGACCTCAAGAAAGCCCAAGAGATGCTGCTAATTGGTGATGTCGTCAAAGGTGGAAAAAATAGCAATTATAATAATggtaataacaataaaaataataataataataataataataataatggttCTTGCTGTGAGTTTTCAACTTCTTTTGAAGAGGGAGGGAGTTCAGGTGTGGTGCTTGATGATCATGAGTGTTGGCAAAGTGGTGAGGTTATGCAGGTTGAGGAGCTGTATGCTTACTTCATGGGTGCAAATTATGGGTCA GCTTGCATGAGAAAAGGGCATAAAATATGA